The following nucleotide sequence is from Chryseobacterium sp. CY350.
ATAGAAACTGCGTTGATTCCGAGAGGGAAAAACTTCAGCAGCGACTTGGTGAAAATCATTCCGGAAAATACAGACCTAATTGTATTGGCAGGTTTTTTATCTATCCTCAAACCTGAGTTTGTAGAAAGTTGGGAAGGCAAGATTATCAACATTCATCCGGCCTTACTTCCAAAATACGGAGGGAAAGGAATGTGGGGACATCACGTTCACAACGCTGTCATTGAAGCTAATGAAAAAGAAAGCGGAGCAACCGTCCATTTTGTAACGGTAGGAATCGATGAAGGAGAAGCAATCCTCCAGAAATCATTCGAAGTTACAGAAAAAGACACTCCCGAAACCTTGGCGGGAAAAGTTCATAAAATTGAGTATGAAATTTTCCCAATAGCAATAAACAAAGTATTAGGAAATAATTAAGAAGGCTAATTATTAGCGATATAAAAATTCGCCTCCTTTGGAGGGGTGGCAAAAATTCAAAGAATTTTTGCCGTGGTGGTTTAAAACATTCAAAAATTTAAGAACGTCCGTTGTAAACGGGAATTCTAAAAAATAAAAGGCTTCGACAAGCTCAGCCTGACGAAGCTACAAAATTACGATTAGTATTAGAGATGTCATGCTGAGCTTATCGAAGCATCTCTTAATAAAATATAAAGACACACTTAGATAAAAAAGAATATTTCGAAAAAATAAAAAATCTAAGTAAAAGTAAGATCGGAGGTGAAAGAACCGGTCTACAGTTTGAAATAACTGTAAAAAGTAAAAGTTGAAAAGTCCCAACGGGATGGCTTATCAAAGGATAAGATGAAATCCTATTATTTGGTAGGTGAAAAAGTAAAATGAAGGGAAAACCGCAATTGAAACTGCGGTTTCGACTTCGTAAAAAAATGAAAAATCTATGAGCAAGAGAGTTTTGATCAGTGTTTCTGACAAAAGCGGATTAACAGAATTCGCACAGTTTTTAGAATCTCAAAATTATGAATTGATCTCTACAGGAGGCACATTCAAACATTTGAAAGACGCTGGTCTGAATCCGATTCAAATTGATGAGGTTACTGATTTCCCTGAAATGCTTGACGGAAGAGTGAAAACCTTACACCCAAAAGTTCACGGCGGTTTATTGGCTGTTCGTTCAAACGAAGAGCACATGAAAACCGTTCAGGAGCATAATATCGGTTTGATCGACATGGTAATTGTAAATTTGTATCCGTTTTTTGAAAATGTAAATAAAGACATTTCATTACACGAAAAAGTAGAATTCATCGACATCGGAGGTCCGTCAATGCTTCGTTCAGCTGCTAAAAATTTCGATTCTGTAACCGTTATTACTGACGTTGAAGATTACGAAAAAGTAAAAATCGAAATGGAACAAAACGGTGATACCTTCATCGAAACCCGTAAAAGATTAGCCGGAAAAGTTTTTAACCTGACTTCAGCTTACGATGCAGCGATCTCAAGAATGCTTTTAGAAGAAGATTACCCGACTTATTTAAGTGCTTCATACAAGAAAGTTTCAGATTTAAGATACGGAGAAAACCCACACCAGACTGCAGCGTACTATGTTTCAACTTTTGAAAACGGTGCGATGAAAGATTTCGAACAATTAGGAGGTAAAGAATTATCATTCAACAACCTTCGTGATATGGATCTTTGCTGGAAAGTAGTTACAGAATTCAAAGACGAAATGGCATGTTGCGCTGTAAAACATTCTACACCTTGTGGCGTGGCGATCGGAACTTCTGCTTTGGAAACTTACAAAAAGACTTTCGAGTGCGATCCGATCTCTATTTTCGGTGGAATTGTTGCTGCCAACTTCAAAATTGATGCTGCAACAGCTGAAGAATTAAACAAAACATTCCTTGAAATCGTAATGGCTCCCGATTTTGATGATGATGCTTTGGAAGTTTTAAGAAAAAAGAAAAATTTAAGAATTATAAAAATCGTTAATCAGGTTTCAGACAAGCAAACTTGGGTAAAAGTTGACGGTGGAATCTTGGTGCAGGATAACGACAGTATTTTCTCAGATGATATTAAAGTAGTTACAGAAACTCAACCGACTGAAGAGCAGAAAAAAGCTTTATTGTTTTCTCAAAGAGTCGTAAAATATGTAAAATCAAACGCAATTGTTGTTTCAAACGGTATTCAGGCTTTCGGAATTGGCGGTGGTCAGGTAAATAGAATTTGGGCAACACAGCAGGCGATCGAAAGAGCAAAAGAGAAATTTACAGGAGAATTAGTTTTGGCTTCTGATGCATTTTTCCCTTTCCGTGATGTGGTAGATTTCTGCGCTCAGGAAGGTATTACAGCGATCATCCAACCTGGCGGAAGCGTAAAAGATCAGGAAAGTATTGATGCGGCCAACGAACACAAAATCCCAATGATGTTCACTGGTGTAAGACATTTCTTTCATTAAAATTGAATTAAAATAATAATTTGAGATTGTATATATAGCATCCAAAATTATATATTTGTAAATTAGACTAGATAATTAAATAAAGTATGAGAATATTAATCATAGGTGAGGGTGGAAGAGAGTCTGCATTGGCGGCAAAACTTCAAAAAGACGTTAGAGTCACGAAAATGTTTTTTGCAAACGGAAATGCATCTACTGATGCTATCGGGCAAAACGTTCACATGTCAGAGATCAAAGAATTAAGAGATTTTGCTATCAAAGAAAAAGTAGATCTTACAATTGTTGGTCCGGAAGCACCTTTGGTTGCTGGTCTTAAAGACGAATTTAAAAAGCATGATCTAAAGGTTTTTGGCCCGAATCAAAAAGTGGCAAGTCTGGAAGGAAGCAAGGCTTTCTCAAAGAAATTTATGCAGACCTATGATATCAAAACAGCAAAGGCAGTAGTTTTTGATTCATACAATGAGGCAAAAGATTACGTTCAGAATCACGAGTATCCTTTGGTAATAAAAGCTAGTGGTTTAGCAGGTGGAAAAGGTGTTGTTATCTGTGATACTGTTGAAGAAGCTGAAGCTACGATTCATGATTTTATGATCCGCAGACTTTATGGAGATGCGGGAATACGTTTAGTTATCGAAGAATTTTTACAGGGTTTTGAAGCGTCTATTATTGCATTCTCAAATGGTGAAAAACTATTCCCTTGTATTCCCGTAAAAGATTATAAAAAAGCCGGTAACGGTGATAAAGGTCCGAACACAGGTGGAATGGGTTCTGTGGCACCAAGTCCGGAATTTACAGCAGAACATTCTGCAGATTTTGAAAAAAATATCTTAGCGCCAACCATTACAGGTCTGAAGGCAGAAGGTTTCAGTTTCAAAGGAATTATTTTCTTCGGATTGATGGTTACCAAAAACGGAACTTATCTTTTAGAATACAACATGAGATTCGGAGATCCGGAAACTCAGGTATTGATGGCATTGATGGAAAACAATCTTCTCGATGTTATCACAGACTGTATGAACGGAAAAGATATTGATCTTAAATTTAAAGACGAAAAAGCTGTCTGCCTGGTAATGTGTTCCGGCGGATATCCTAGAAATATAGAATTAGGCTTTGAGATCGTTGGTGAAGATAAAGTAAAACATAGCCAGCTATTGTACGCAGGAGCAATCAAAAAAGGTGATAAAGTTGTTTCCAACGGAGGCAGAGTTCTTAACATTATCGCTACAGGTGCTACTTACGATGAGGCTCGAAAAAAAGTCTACGAAGATGCACTTCCTGTACAGTTTGATTACAGTTTCTACAGAGAAGACATTGGTAAATTTTAAATAAATCGTGAAAAAAGATTTGGAAATTTTCCAA
It contains:
- the purH gene encoding bifunctional phosphoribosylaminoimidazolecarboxamide formyltransferase/IMP cyclohydrolase, coding for MSKRVLISVSDKSGLTEFAQFLESQNYELISTGGTFKHLKDAGLNPIQIDEVTDFPEMLDGRVKTLHPKVHGGLLAVRSNEEHMKTVQEHNIGLIDMVIVNLYPFFENVNKDISLHEKVEFIDIGGPSMLRSAAKNFDSVTVITDVEDYEKVKIEMEQNGDTFIETRKRLAGKVFNLTSAYDAAISRMLLEEDYPTYLSASYKKVSDLRYGENPHQTAAYYVSTFENGAMKDFEQLGGKELSFNNLRDMDLCWKVVTEFKDEMACCAVKHSTPCGVAIGTSALETYKKTFECDPISIFGGIVAANFKIDAATAEELNKTFLEIVMAPDFDDDALEVLRKKKNLRIIKIVNQVSDKQTWVKVDGGILVQDNDSIFSDDIKVVTETQPTEEQKKALLFSQRVVKYVKSNAIVVSNGIQAFGIGGGQVNRIWATQQAIERAKEKFTGELVLASDAFFPFRDVVDFCAQEGITAIIQPGGSVKDQESIDAANEHKIPMMFTGVRHFFH
- the purD gene encoding phosphoribosylamine--glycine ligase, whose protein sequence is MRILIIGEGGRESALAAKLQKDVRVTKMFFANGNASTDAIGQNVHMSEIKELRDFAIKEKVDLTIVGPEAPLVAGLKDEFKKHDLKVFGPNQKVASLEGSKAFSKKFMQTYDIKTAKAVVFDSYNEAKDYVQNHEYPLVIKASGLAGGKGVVICDTVEEAEATIHDFMIRRLYGDAGIRLVIEEFLQGFEASIIAFSNGEKLFPCIPVKDYKKAGNGDKGPNTGGMGSVAPSPEFTAEHSADFEKNILAPTITGLKAEGFSFKGIIFFGLMVTKNGTYLLEYNMRFGDPETQVLMALMENNLLDVITDCMNGKDIDLKFKDEKAVCLVMCSGGYPRNIELGFEIVGEDKVKHSQLLYAGAIKKGDKVVSNGGRVLNIIATGATYDEARKKVYEDALPVQFDYSFYREDIGKF
- the purN gene encoding phosphoribosylglycinamide formyltransferase encodes the protein MKNLVILVSGSGTNLQRIIDTIVSGEIQNAKVSLVVADRECYGLERAKKHNIETALIPRGKNFSSDLVKIIPENTDLIVLAGFLSILKPEFVESWEGKIINIHPALLPKYGGKGMWGHHVHNAVIEANEKESGATVHFVTVGIDEGEAILQKSFEVTEKDTPETLAGKVHKIEYEIFPIAINKVLGNN